The genome window GAAAAAGATGGAAGGGATGGATGAAGACCACCATATTGGATTTTTGAATTAAGAATTTAAGGATATTAAAAAGGTTCAGAGCAAATCCTCACTCTGAACCTTTTTGTGTGCATTGTTATTTAATGTGTAAAATCGTTCGTAATCTTGCTACTCGTGGTCCCAATAGCTGGTCGGCTAATCGTGACTTTAAGCAGAGATAGAGATAAATTCCTGCTCCGACTATTACTCCCGGAATCAAGGAGAAGAAAGCAGTGTAGCGCCCATATGGACTAACAAAATGGCCAATGATTAACATTACAATCTTTGTCCCAGCAAACATCACTAAGGAGTAAGCTAAAATCTGGTTAGTTGGCAGGGCCATCTTATCAAAACGTAGGTGGAATTCCATATTAAAGGAATGCAAGATCAAATAGTTAATCACAAACATTGAAATCCCAGTTGAAACCAGTGGTCCTAATCCTTCAAAGATCCAAATACATGGGAACTGGAGGATAAATTTAATTACGATTCCGATGGCTAAGAACATCATCATCTTCTTATTCTCAGAAATTCCCTGCATCATTGCTGCGGCTACAGTATACAAGCCTAACATGATCGAAATGTAAGCTGCAAATTGCAGTACTACGACCCCTGCCGCATCATAACGGTAAAAGACGGTGTAGATTTGCTGAGCAACCGCGGATAATCCAAGAGCTGCCGGAATCATCACAAAATAGAATAACAAGAGAACGTTTTGAATCTGTTTTCGCATATCCTCTTGATCGTTCTGAGCCCGGGCTGTCGCAAGCAACGGAATAACTGTTGCAGCTAATGCAGAAGCTAATGAAATAACAATCATGTAAAGCTTATTGGCATTAAACGCGAATAAGGCATAAGTAACATCCATCTGGTACTTAGTAAAGTGACCAACTAATGGCATCATCCGCTTAAAAGTGTATTGGTCAATTAATTGGAAAATCGTTACCCCTGATTCAATAATGATGAACGGAATTGACTGATAAATAATCTTAAAAATTAATGTTTGGGTTGAAACTTCAGTATTTATTTCACCATGTGCCACCAAGTCATTCATTTCACGTTGATGACGCATCCAGGCAATTCCCAAGACAATTACTGCACCAATTGCCCCGATAAAGGCCGCAAAGGTTGATTGGGAAACGGCGCTAACCCAATTACCATTTTGAATCTTCATGATGAAATAAGTAGCCGCCAGCATATAAATAACTCGGAAAAGCTGTTCAACAAATTGCGAAATTGCTGATGGTGCCATCCAGTTATATCCTTGTAAAAATCCTCGGGTAATCGACATCCCTGGGATAATCAAAATAGCCCAAGCTAACGAGCGGATAACCGGAATCATATTTGGATCTCCGTTATCCATTAAACGAGCCCCAAACATCATCACTGTCGTACAAATTACACCCATTGCCATTGCAACGTACATTCCAGAATGATACAGTCGGCGACTAACGCCATACTGGTTTATTCCGTTATAATGCGCGACCATTTTAGAAATTGCAGAAGGAATTCCCGCCGTTGCAATCACTAAAAACATATTATAAATATTGTACCCTTGAGCATATAAGGCATTCGCTTCATTACTGTAAGCTCCTAACCATGTAACCCATGGAATAATGTACAGCGCCCCTAAGATCCGCGAAGTAATACTACCAGCTGTCATCCAAGCTGATCCTGTAATCATTTTTGTTCGCGAATCTTTTTTAACTGCGGTGCTGCTCAAATCATTTACTTTATTTTCTTCCATGATTTGTTGCAATCCTACCTTTTTTATTTTAATCGAGTTTACACAATCTTAATCATTTTATCGTGAATAAAAAGCTGGTGCAATTCGATTTACCGTTTTTAATATTTCTTTAACCTAGTATTGTTCCAAATCAACAGTTACCATTTTAATGATTTGATCTGGATGTTGTTGCTTTAACGTCTCTAATGAGCTTACGGCTGGGGCATCTTCAAAGTGGCCGAGTTTATCATTAAGGGTAATCGCTAAGCCCAATTTAGCAAAATCCATCGCCTCATCCATTGTTTTCCCCTGAGTAAATGCTTCCGGCAAATCTGGAAAATCAACTTGAATTTCATTATCTTTCGGGGTAAAAATTGCTGGATAACTCACTATTTCCATAATTTATATCTCCTCAAATAAAAAGAAGCAGGAAAACATAGATTCCCTGCCCTTTATTAATTTACTATTTTGCAACGATGTTAACGATCTTGTTAGGGACAACAATGACTTTTTTAATATCCTTGCCATCAGTAAACTTCTTAACATGTTCGTTTGCTAAAGCAAGTTGTTGTGCTTCATCGCGGTCAGTATCCTTGGCCATCTTAATCTTAGCCCGTACCTTACCGTTAACCTGAACGATCATTTCAACTTCATCTTCAACTAAAGCTTTTGGATCGTAAGTTGGCCATGGTTGGTAAGTGATTGTATCACTCTCACCAAATTGACTCCAGAGTTCTTCAGCCATGTGCGGCATGATTGGTGCAATCATCTTTACAAAGCCTTTCATGTATTCAACTGGTAAATCATCAACCTTGTAGGCTTCGTTTACAAAGACCATCAATTGAGAAATAGCCGTATTGAAGTGCATCCGTTCGTAGTCTTCGGTAACCTTCTTAACAGTTTGATTGTAAACCTTGGTAAGCTTACCATCATTGAAAGTGGATACCCGGTCACGGAGGTGGTTATTATCATCCATCAACAACCGCCATACACGTTGAACCCACTTATTAGCACCATGAAGTCCTTTTTCATCCCAAGGTACCGATTCTTCAAGTGGTCCCATGAACATTTCGTAAAGACGTAAAGTATCAGCCCCATATTGGTCAACAATGTCATCAGGGTTAACAACATTACCTTTGGACTTCGACATCTTTTCATGGTTTGAACCAAGAATCATCCCCTGGTTAACAAGCTTCATGAATGGTTCTTTAGTTGGTACGAGACCGAGGTCATAAAGAACCTTATGCCAGAATCGAGCATAGAGCAAGTGAAGAACAGCGTGTTCAGCTCCACCAACATAGAGATCAACTGGTGACCAGTAATCCAGGGCTTCTTTTGAGGCAAATTCCTCGTCATTATGAGGATCAGTGTACCGAAGCCAGTACCATGATGAACCAGCCCATTGTGGCATGGTGTTAGTCTCACGAAGACCATGACGACCATTTTCGTCATAAACGTTAACCCAATCTTCAACATTTGCTAATGGACTTTCACCAGTTCCTGATGGTTCAATGTTATCAGTCTTTGGCAATTCAAGTGGAAGTTCATCTTCTGGAACTAATGAGGTTGTCCCATCATCCCAGTGGATAACTGGAATTGGTTCACCCCAGTAACGTTGCCGACTGAAGATCCAGTCACGAAGACGGTAGTTAACCTTCTTGTGCCCAGCATCGTGTTCTTCAAGCCAATCGATCATCTTTTGCTTTGCATCAGCAATGTTTAAACCATCAAGGAAGCCAGAATTAATGTGTTTACCATCGCCATCAAAAGCACCTTCTGAAATATCTGCACCTTCAATAATAGGCTTGATTGGCAAGTTAAACTTAGTAGCAAAGTCATAATCCCGTTGATCACCGGAAGGAACAGCCATTACTGCTCCGGTTCCGTAAGAGGCAAGCACGTAATCACTGATCCAAATTGGCAGTTTTTCACCGTTAACTGGATTAATGACGTAAGAACCAGTAAATACCCCGGTCTTATCCTTATTTAAATCAGTCCGTTCAAGGTCAGACCGCCGTGATGCTTCTTCCTTGTACTTTTCAACTTCCGCCTTGTGTTCTGGCGTCGTCAATTGATCTACTAATTCTTGTTCGGGAGCAAGAACAACATAAGAAGCACCAAAGAGCGTATCTGCCCGCGTCGTAAATACTTCAATCTTAGTATCTTCATCCCCCACAACTGGGAAAAATACTGAAGCACCTTCTGAACGACCGATCCAGTTACGTTGCATTTCCTTAACGCTTTCTGGCCAGTCAACAAGGTCAAGGTCATCAATCAAACGGTCCGCATAAGCAGTAATCTTTAAAACCCATTGACGCATTGGCTTACGGTAGACGGGGTAACCACCACGTTTAGTCTTGCCGTCTTCAACCTCTTCGTTGGCAACAACTGTTCCACCCATAAAATCAGGGGCCCAGTTAACCATAATTTCACTTTCGTAAGCAAGCCCCTTCTTGTAGAGCTGTTCAAAAATCCATTGAGTCCACTTGTAGAACTTAGGATCAGTCGTATTTACTTCGCGGTCCCAGTCATATGAGAACCCAAGTGATTGGATTTGGTCACGGAAATGGTCAATATTTTTGTTCGTAAAGTCCTTAGGGTTGTGGCCGGTCTTTAATGCATATTGTTCGGCTGGTAAACCGAATGCATCCCACCCCATTGGATGTAATACATTAAATCCTTGCATCCGTTTCATCCGTGACATTACATCCGTAGCGGTATAACCTTCTGGGTGACCAACGTGGAGTCCTTGACCAGATGGATATGGGAACATGTCTAGTGCATAGTATTTCTTTTGGTCCTTATTAAGGTCGGCCTTGAAAGTCTCATTCTTCTTCCAAAACTTTTGCCACTTTTTTTCAATCGTCTTATGATCGTAAGCCATATTTTCTACTCCTTATTCTGATTTTGATGATCGTAATAAAAAAGTCCCGTAGAAATCAATCTACGAGACGAAATAACTCCGCGGTACCACCCGTTTTCCATGGAATCCATGGCGCTTAAGACCTTAACGCGGTAAACGTCATTACCTACTAAAATTCAGTAATAATCACATTTAGATGAGTTCGTAAATGACCAGTCTCCTGTTCACACCACCACAGGATCTCTGCTGACCTCGTCAAATACTACTATTTCTATTACGATCAAATATTTAACGCTTATTTTAACAACCACTGTTAATGATTGCAAGTGTGTAACTAAATTATTAGCCTAAAATTTCTTTTAATTCGTCAACTTTATCAAGGTGTTCCCATGGTAAGTCCACATCAGTCCGGCCAAAGTGACCATAAGCAGCAGTTTGCTTGTAAATTGGCCGCTTCAAGTCGAGCATTTCAATAATTCCAGCTGGACGTAAATCAAATGCTTTTCGAACAGCGGCAATTAATTCTTCTTCTGAACGGGTACCAGTACCATAAGTATTAATCATGATTGATACTGGTTCTGCGACACCGATGGCATAAGCAACTTGAATCTCGGCCTTCTTAGCATAACCAGCTGCGACAATGTTTTTAGCAATATAACGCGCAGCATAACTAGCAGAACGGTCAACCTTAGTAGCATCCTTTCCAGAAAAGGCTCCAC of Limosilactobacillus reuteri subsp. reuteri contains these proteins:
- the leuS gene encoding leucine--tRNA ligase — encoded protein: MAYDHKTIEKKWQKFWKKNETFKADLNKDQKKYYALDMFPYPSGQGLHVGHPEGYTATDVMSRMKRMQGFNVLHPMGWDAFGLPAEQYALKTGHNPKDFTNKNIDHFRDQIQSLGFSYDWDREVNTTDPKFYKWTQWIFEQLYKKGLAYESEIMVNWAPDFMGGTVVANEEVEDGKTKRGGYPVYRKPMRQWVLKITAYADRLIDDLDLVDWPESVKEMQRNWIGRSEGASVFFPVVGDEDTKIEVFTTRADTLFGASYVVLAPEQELVDQLTTPEHKAEVEKYKEEASRRSDLERTDLNKDKTGVFTGSYVINPVNGEKLPIWISDYVLASYGTGAVMAVPSGDQRDYDFATKFNLPIKPIIEGADISEGAFDGDGKHINSGFLDGLNIADAKQKMIDWLEEHDAGHKKVNYRLRDWIFSRQRYWGEPIPVIHWDDGTTSLVPEDELPLELPKTDNIEPSGTGESPLANVEDWVNVYDENGRHGLRETNTMPQWAGSSWYWLRYTDPHNDEEFASKEALDYWSPVDLYVGGAEHAVLHLLYARFWHKVLYDLGLVPTKEPFMKLVNQGMILGSNHEKMSKSKGNVVNPDDIVDQYGADTLRLYEMFMGPLEESVPWDEKGLHGANKWVQRVWRLLMDDNNHLRDRVSTFNDGKLTKVYNQTVKKVTEDYERMHFNTAISQLMVFVNEAYKVDDLPVEYMKGFVKMIAPIMPHMAEELWSQFGESDTITYQPWPTYDPKALVEDEVEMIVQVNGKVRAKIKMAKDTDRDEAQQLALANEHVKKFTDGKDIKKVIVVPNKIVNIVAK
- a CDS encoding polysaccharide biosynthesis protein, which encodes MEENKVNDLSSTAVKKDSRTKMITGSAWMTAGSITSRILGALYIIPWVTWLGAYSNEANALYAQGYNIYNMFLVIATAGIPSAISKMVAHYNGINQYGVSRRLYHSGMYVAMAMGVICTTVMMFGARLMDNGDPNMIPVIRSLAWAILIIPGMSITRGFLQGYNWMAPSAISQFVEQLFRVIYMLAATYFIMKIQNGNWVSAVSQSTFAAFIGAIGAVIVLGIAWMRHQREMNDLVAHGEINTEVSTQTLIFKIIYQSIPFIIIESGVTIFQLIDQYTFKRMMPLVGHFTKYQMDVTYALFAFNANKLYMIVISLASALAATVIPLLATARAQNDQEDMRKQIQNVLLLFYFVMIPAALGLSAVAQQIYTVFYRYDAAGVVVLQFAAYISIMLGLYTVAAAMMQGISENKKMMMFLAIGIVIKFILQFPCIWIFEGLGPLVSTGISMFVINYLILHSFNMEFHLRFDKMALPTNQILAYSLVMFAGTKIVMLIIGHFVSPYGRYTAFFSLIPGVIVGAGIYLYLCLKSRLADQLLGPRVARLRTILHIK
- a CDS encoding type II toxin-antitoxin system HicB family antitoxin — translated: MEIVSYPAIFTPKDNEIQVDFPDLPEAFTQGKTMDEAMDFAKLGLAITLNDKLGHFEDAPAVSSLETLKQQHPDQIIKMVTVDLEQY